The Niastella koreensis GR20-10 genome includes a window with the following:
- a CDS encoding TIR domain-containing protein: MKVFISWSGERSRQVAELLNVWIQCVLQAVDPWLSTKDIDKGSLWFSEITNQLSSTQNGIVCLTKANLSNPWILFESGALAKGLTSNRVYIFLVDLKPNDVKDPLAQFNHTMPSREGVFQLIRSINNGLGEKALRENIIANVYETYWPQFEKGFKEILSNTPEEEIKEERPKEDLLNEILYSVRAIDKRLRKVEDTEQKISDSVKPRYLNFKSDSNIEFGEMGDRPIEDLELSVHLFNFLKSQKINTVKDIRNVDTTKLDNVALKHELIRVLTRLINLNKEN; this comes from the coding sequence ATGAAAGTATTTATTAGCTGGTCAGGAGAAAGAAGCAGACAGGTAGCGGAATTGCTAAACGTTTGGATACAATGTGTTCTTCAGGCAGTAGATCCGTGGTTATCAACGAAGGATATTGATAAAGGATCACTGTGGTTTTCAGAAATCACGAATCAGCTTTCAAGCACACAAAATGGTATTGTTTGCTTAACTAAGGCCAATCTTAGTAATCCATGGATCCTTTTTGAATCTGGTGCATTAGCTAAAGGATTAACTTCTAACAGGGTTTACATATTTTTAGTTGATCTAAAACCGAATGATGTTAAAGATCCCCTGGCTCAATTTAATCATACAATGCCAAGCCGTGAAGGCGTTTTCCAATTAATAAGAAGCATTAATAATGGACTTGGTGAAAAGGCATTGAGAGAAAATATCATCGCCAATGTTTATGAGACATATTGGCCTCAGTTTGAAAAAGGGTTTAAGGAAATATTAAGTAATACTCCTGAAGAGGAAATAAAAGAAGAAAGGCCAAAGGAGGATTTACTAAACGAAATATTATACTCTGTAAGAGCTATTGATAAGAGATTACGCAAGGTAGAAGATACAGAGCAAAAGATTTCCGATAGCGTGAAACCAAGGTATCTGAATTTCAAATCGGATAGCAATATTGAGTTCGGGGAAATGGGTGATAGGCCCATCGAAGATTTGGAGTTGAGCGTTCACCTTTTCAATTTTTTAAAGTCCCAAAAAATAAATACTGTAAAGGATATTCGGAATGTCGATACCACAAAGCTTGATAACGTTGCTTTGAAGCATGAATTAATACGGGTGTTAACCAGACTTATCAACCTGAATAAAGAAAACTGA
- a CDS encoding ATP-dependent endonuclease → MKLEKITIKNFRRISCAEIYLSPASFIIGTNNCGKSSVIDAINALLSLKTDVVVEADFRQQENGERCDTIELTGVFSEIDEETSLSRGFKGRIIDGKFIYKKTYNLKNVGKPKFESLSYPYTLKDDFKIAKKVQDLIDLGIPADTCNKRLAKSEPNEKLLKGWEAEFIEVVDYDLTAAPKYEENPGGFPSNVISKLPRVIKIPSLVNLSDLEGKEKGASVLSECLSLLFEDLLSSTELAKEIQEKLNSLEEQMNPASEGSLIKKLTTAVNAIISSVFPACGIEITPNLQNLTDIIKPKYDVQLFSNVKTKADKQGTGLVRTVAFAMLRYHSNLKLERQIETRPVIVGFEEPEIYLHPSAANLLRDTIYSLGQTDQIVCTTHSPWMIDLTKDPLSLTKMELLNDTTISCVNYGLTSAFASLPEDDRCRVKMLQMFDDEVSRVFFAERVVVVEGDTELLAIKNTIKLLPEDIEKKILSTTQIVRARGKASIISLVKYLQDLGIKPFVLFDRDKGVKGAEKFNQPIINEVNDPKRARENHECVEDVLGYPVPSSDKPFQAFIYTYNWSAVSDIPQSWKETFESLFDVTLNILAENEALLIAAE, encoded by the coding sequence ATGAAACTGGAAAAAATTACCATTAAAAATTTTAGACGTATTAGTTGTGCTGAAATCTATTTATCTCCTGCTTCTTTTATCATTGGGACGAACAATTGCGGCAAAAGCTCTGTCATCGATGCAATAAATGCATTACTATCTCTCAAAACCGACGTAGTGGTTGAAGCTGATTTTAGGCAACAAGAAAACGGAGAGCGTTGTGATACAATTGAACTCACCGGTGTTTTTTCTGAAATAGATGAGGAAACTTCTTTAAGCAGAGGCTTTAAAGGCAGAATAATTGACGGGAAATTCATATACAAAAAGACATATAACCTTAAAAATGTAGGTAAACCGAAGTTTGAAAGTTTGTCTTATCCTTATACCCTAAAAGATGATTTTAAAATCGCAAAAAAAGTTCAGGATCTAATTGATTTAGGTATACCTGCAGATACTTGCAATAAAAGATTAGCAAAGTCTGAGCCTAACGAAAAATTGCTTAAAGGATGGGAGGCCGAATTTATTGAAGTTGTTGATTACGACCTTACTGCTGCCCCGAAATATGAAGAAAACCCCGGAGGGTTTCCTTCAAATGTAATTTCTAAATTACCACGAGTGATAAAAATTCCTTCCTTGGTAAATCTTTCCGATCTGGAAGGCAAGGAAAAAGGGGCAAGCGTATTAAGTGAATGTTTAAGTTTGTTATTTGAAGACTTACTAAGTTCAACAGAACTTGCCAAAGAAATACAGGAAAAGCTCAACTCATTAGAAGAGCAAATGAACCCGGCTTCGGAAGGGTCTTTAATAAAAAAGCTAACGACAGCCGTTAACGCCATAATTAGCTCTGTATTCCCCGCTTGTGGAATTGAAATTACTCCCAATCTTCAAAATTTAACTGATATAATCAAGCCCAAATATGATGTTCAACTATTTTCTAATGTGAAAACCAAAGCTGATAAACAAGGAACTGGATTAGTCAGAACTGTTGCTTTTGCAATGCTTAGATACCATTCAAACTTAAAATTAGAAAGGCAAATTGAAACCCGTCCAGTAATCGTTGGCTTTGAGGAACCTGAAATTTATCTACACCCTAGTGCTGCGAATTTATTAAGGGATACGATATATTCTTTAGGTCAAACGGATCAAATTGTGTGTACGACACATTCGCCGTGGATGATAGATTTAACCAAGGATCCATTAAGTTTAACAAAAATGGAGCTCTTAAATGACACGACAATTTCGTGTGTGAACTACGGTTTAACCAGCGCTTTTGCCAGTCTCCCAGAGGATGATAGATGCCGTGTCAAAATGCTGCAAATGTTTGATGATGAAGTTTCAAGAGTATTTTTTGCCGAGAGAGTTGTCGTAGTAGAGGGTGACACTGAATTACTTGCAATAAAAAATACAATTAAGCTTTTGCCAGAAGATATTGAAAAGAAAATATTATCAACTACACAAATAGTTCGTGCACGGGGAAAAGCATCAATTATTTCTCTTGTTAAATACTTGCAAGATTTAGGTATAAAACCATTCGTGTTATTTGATCGAGATAAAGGCGTAAAAGGAGCTGAAAAGTTTAATCAGCCAATAATAAACGAAGTGAATGATCCCAAAAGAGCAAGAGAAAACCATGAGTGTGTTGAAGATGTGTTAGGTTATCCGGTTCCATCGTCAGACAAACCGTTCCAGGCATTTATTTATACCTATAACTGGTCAGCGGTTTCGGATATTCCTCAATCATGGAAAGAAACATTTGAATCCTTATTTGATGTTACTTTGAATATTCTTGCAGAAAACGAAGCCTTACTGATAGCAGCAGAATAA
- a CDS encoding vWA domain-containing protein, whose amino-acid sequence MFKAETRKGEPVWNLTKEKMMVKENIQNCKVISLAPISRFKPINIGIVIDHSGSMQEDNAQMVDKAGNSLVYYDDNFQLVFPKGYVAPIENAKSAVKKFVSSFNVKKDFISIIGFSETVDQVLPATQDVSKINTMVDSIHATGTTAFYDALIRGIEEVKKADGVKVLVALTDGLDNRSAFKWSQVVELANKAEIPIYIVGLGNVNRDTLSLIAKSTRGQYYYTSSASSLNVVYQEISKQVQAFYELVYNSPNLSAADSTRQIELSFNVDSIYLVTNAATKNFPAEVVTVMAKKEKQKQYPLYGGIALIVLVASGTLLYRYQKRNANPVKA is encoded by the coding sequence GTGTTCAAAGCCGAAACAAGAAAAGGTGAGCCGGTTTGGAATCTGACGAAAGAGAAAATGATGGTAAAGGAGAATATCCAAAATTGTAAGGTGATCTCCCTGGCGCCTATCTCCCGGTTCAAACCCATTAACATTGGCATTGTGATCGACCACTCCGGTTCTATGCAGGAGGATAATGCCCAAATGGTAGATAAAGCCGGGAATTCACTGGTGTATTATGACGATAATTTTCAGCTTGTTTTTCCAAAGGGTTATGTGGCGCCTATTGAAAATGCAAAATCGGCGGTGAAAAAGTTTGTCAGCTCCTTCAATGTAAAAAAAGATTTCATCAGCATAATCGGGTTCTCTGAAACCGTTGACCAGGTATTACCAGCCACCCAGGATGTGTCGAAGATCAACACCATGGTAGACTCTATCCATGCTACCGGAACTACGGCTTTTTATGATGCCCTTATCAGGGGGATCGAGGAAGTTAAAAAGGCGGATGGCGTAAAGGTGTTGGTGGCGCTTACTGATGGGCTCGATAACCGGTCTGCGTTTAAATGGAGCCAGGTGGTGGAGCTGGCTAATAAAGCAGAAATTCCTATCTATATCGTGGGGTTGGGAAATGTAAACAGAGACACGCTTTCATTGATTGCCAAATCCACCAGGGGACAGTATTACTATACCAGTTCGGCTTCGTCGTTGAATGTTGTTTACCAGGAGATCAGCAAACAGGTGCAGGCCTTTTACGAACTGGTGTATAATTCGCCTAACTTATCGGCTGCCGACAGCACCAGGCAAATAGAATTGTCGTTTAACGTTGACAGCATTTACCTGGTTACGAATGCTGCCACAAAAAACTTCCCGGCCGAAGTGGTTACAGTAATGGCGAAGAAGGAAAAACAAAAGCAATATCCCCTGTATGGTGGTATAGCCCTGATTGTTTTGGTGGCGTCCGGAACGCTGTTGTACCGGTATCAGAAAAGAAATGCAAATCCTGTAAAGGCCTGA
- a CDS encoding secondary thiamine-phosphate synthase enzyme YjbQ, protein MNFYQQIISLPEKPRGFHIITREVLRALPEIGTIRTGMCQVFIQHTSASLTINENADPTVRDDFEMFFNKTVKENDPDYRHDYEGSDDMPAHLKAALLGSSVLIPIHNGQLALGTWQGIYLCEHRNHGGSRSIVITAWGQ, encoded by the coding sequence ATGAACTTCTACCAACAAATCATCTCCTTACCTGAAAAACCACGGGGTTTCCACATCATAACAAGAGAAGTCCTCCGCGCCTTGCCGGAAATAGGAACAATCAGAACGGGTATGTGCCAGGTATTTATTCAGCATACGTCCGCCTCCCTCACCATCAACGAAAATGCCGATCCCACCGTTCGGGATGATTTTGAAATGTTCTTCAATAAAACCGTAAAGGAAAACGATCCGGATTACCGGCACGATTATGAAGGCTCCGATGATATGCCGGCGCACCTGAAAGCGGCCCTGTTGGGCAGTTCAGTGTTGATACCTATCCATAATGGCCAACTGGCATTGGGCACCTGGCAGGGGATCTATTTATGTGAGCACCGCAATCATGGTGGATCGAGAAGCATTGTGATCACGGCCTGGGGCCAGTGA